One region of Chryseobacterium sp. SORGH_AS_0447 genomic DNA includes:
- a CDS encoding alpha/beta hydrolase: MAVYILSNRKIVRHKGEKADSFSNDEYSIPNFRIAKCNFDNYKEPTKAARKKKDYTNRNILNYTLFSEPEKQGYQEVLEVLLNEKGIKNSSLTATNLGGTQRMFYELYKNMSSAKDRSDVMIFIHGYAYDFNDELKAIIDLKKIFIDNPASPVEHILFISWPASSSIVPLTYFDDKASSINSGTSLMRLFYFYTQFLKDVFSNRDLAPCNQRIHIMAHSMGNRVLQSMLYSLKSENILRVIDQVLLLNSDVSYKVFEDSEDSFNKLPLLSNRVSIYLNKQDVILGISQFTKNILTPRLGKNGPSNIDRFKDIVSVIDCTFVEDDILDTFKFEIGNHWGYLSSSMVQNDIFQNLYGIDRNLITNRIKNNENTFTITY; this comes from the coding sequence ATGGCCGTCTACATCCTGAGCAATAGAAAAATCGTCCGTCACAAAGGTGAAAAAGCCGATTCTTTTTCCAATGATGAATATTCAATTCCTAATTTCAGAATTGCGAAATGTAACTTTGATAATTATAAAGAACCGACCAAAGCGGCCCGAAAGAAAAAAGATTACACCAACCGGAATATTCTAAATTATACGCTTTTTTCAGAACCCGAAAAGCAGGGCTACCAGGAAGTGCTGGAAGTGCTGCTGAATGAAAAAGGGATCAAGAATTCCTCTTTGACCGCAACTAATCTGGGCGGTACCCAGAGAATGTTTTATGAGCTTTATAAAAATATGTCTTCAGCAAAAGACAGAAGCGATGTAATGATTTTTATCCACGGATACGCCTATGATTTCAATGATGAATTAAAAGCTATTATTGATCTTAAAAAAATCTTTATAGACAATCCGGCATCCCCCGTAGAGCATATTCTGTTTATCAGCTGGCCTGCTTCGAGCAGTATTGTTCCGCTGACCTATTTCGACGATAAGGCTTCGAGCATCAATTCCGGGACTTCGCTGATGCGGCTTTTTTACTTTTATACCCAATTCTTAAAAGATGTTTTTTCAAACCGTGACCTGGCTCCCTGCAACCAGCGGATTCATATCATGGCGCACTCTATGGGAAACCGTGTTCTTCAGAGTATGCTGTACAGTTTAAAAAGTGAAAACATCCTGCGTGTGATCGACCAGGTTTTATTGCTGAATTCGGACGTAAGCTATAAAGTCTTTGAAGATTCGGAAGATTCCTTCAACAAGCTTCCCCTGCTTTCCAATCGGGTTTCCATTTATTTAAACAAACAAGACGTGATTTTGGGTATTTCCCAGTTTACCAAAAATATCCTGACCCCAAGGCTGGGAAAAAATGGACCCAGCAATATTGACCGTTTCAAAGATATTGTTTCGGTGATCGACTGTACTTTCGTTGAAGATGATATTTTGGATACTTTTAAATTTGAAATCGGTAATCATTGGGGTTATCTTTCCAGCTCGATGGTTCAAAACGACATTTTTCAAAATCTATATGGTATCGATCGTAATCTTATCACCAACAGAATAAAAAACAACGAAAATACCTTTACAATAACTTATTAA
- a CDS encoding glutamine--tRNA ligase/YqeY domain fusion protein has protein sequence MEEEKKSLNFIEQIIEDDLANGLKRDQIRFRFPPEPNGYLHVGHTKAICINFGLGEKYNAPVNLRFDDTNPEKEEQEFVDSIMKDVEWLGFKWDKVLYASDYFQQLYDWAVQLIKEGKAYVDEQPSEVITEQRKNPTEPGVESPYRNRPVEESLDLFERMKNGEFEEGAMSLRAKIDMTSPNMNMRDPVMYRILKRPHHRTGTTWKIYPMYDWAHGESDYIEQISHSLCSLEFENHRPLYNWYLDQVYEEGKVKNKQREFARMNVSYMITSKRKLQRLIAEKVVNGWDDPRMPTISGMRRKGFTPVSIRNFIDKVGVAKRENLIELQLLEFCVREDLNKVAKRVMTVVDPVKLVIENYPEGQEEWLETENNPEQENAGTREIPFSRELYIEREDFKEEANNKFFRLKLGGEVRLKSAYIIKGERVEKDENGNITTIYATYDEKSKSGSGTEESLRKVKGTIHWVSAKHAIPVEIRNYDKLFTVEQPDAEKDVDFLDFINPDSVKTVQGFAEPSLKEVAVGEPLQFQRIGYFTKDQDSTDANFVFNRTVTLKDSYKPE, from the coding sequence ATGGAAGAAGAAAAAAAATCACTCAATTTTATTGAGCAAATTATCGAAGATGATTTGGCAAACGGCCTGAAAAGAGATCAGATCCGTTTCCGTTTTCCGCCTGAACCAAACGGTTATCTGCATGTAGGTCATACCAAAGCGATCTGCATCAACTTCGGTTTGGGTGAAAAATACAATGCTCCCGTGAACCTTCGTTTCGACGATACGAATCCTGAAAAAGAAGAGCAGGAATTCGTGGATTCTATTATGAAAGACGTTGAATGGTTAGGCTTCAAATGGGATAAAGTATTGTACGCCTCCGATTACTTCCAGCAGCTTTACGATTGGGCGGTACAGCTTATTAAAGAAGGAAAAGCGTATGTAGACGAGCAGCCTTCCGAAGTGATTACCGAACAGAGAAAAAATCCTACCGAGCCGGGTGTGGAATCGCCATACAGAAACCGTCCTGTTGAAGAATCCCTGGACTTATTCGAAAGAATGAAAAATGGGGAGTTTGAGGAAGGAGCAATGTCGCTTCGTGCCAAAATCGATATGACGTCGCCGAACATGAACATGCGTGATCCGGTGATGTACAGAATTCTGAAAAGACCACACCACAGAACAGGAACCACCTGGAAAATTTACCCGATGTACGACTGGGCGCACGGGGAATCCGATTATATCGAACAGATTTCGCACTCCCTTTGTTCTCTTGAGTTTGAAAACCACAGGCCTTTGTACAACTGGTACCTGGATCAGGTATATGAAGAAGGAAAGGTGAAGAACAAGCAGAGGGAATTTGCCAGGATGAACGTTTCTTACATGATCACTTCCAAAAGAAAGCTTCAGAGGCTGATCGCGGAAAAGGTAGTGAACGGCTGGGACGATCCGAGAATGCCTACCATTTCCGGAATGAGGAGAAAAGGGTTTACACCGGTTTCCATCAGGAATTTTATTGATAAAGTAGGAGTTGCCAAAAGAGAAAACCTTATCGAGCTTCAGCTGCTTGAATTCTGTGTCCGTGAAGACCTGAATAAAGTGGCAAAAAGAGTGATGACGGTGGTAGATCCTGTGAAATTGGTCATTGAAAACTATCCGGAAGGCCAGGAAGAATGGCTGGAAACAGAAAACAATCCTGAGCAGGAAAATGCAGGAACAAGAGAAATTCCTTTTTCCAGAGAGCTGTATATTGAACGTGAAGACTTCAAGGAAGAAGCCAATAATAAATTTTTCAGATTGAAATTAGGCGGTGAAGTGCGTTTGAAATCTGCTTATATCATCAAAGGAGAAAGAGTAGAGAAGGATGAAAACGGAAACATTACGACCATTTACGCAACTTATGACGAAAAATCCAAATCGGGAAGCGGTACGGAGGAAAGTTTGAGAAAAGTAAAAGGGACCATTCACTGGGTGTCTGCAAAACATGCCATTCCTGTGGAGATCAGAAACTACGATAAATTATTTACGGTAGAACAGCCTGATGCGGAGAAAGACGTGGACTTCCTGGATTTCATCAATCCGGATTCCGTAAAAACCGTTCAGGGATTTGCCGAGCCAAGCTTAAAAGAAGTAGCTGTTGGGGAACCGCTACAGTTCCAGAGAATTGGCTATTTTACGAAAGATCAGGACTCTACGGATGCAAATTTTGTATTCAACAGAACCGTAACCTTAAAAGACTCTTATAAGCCGGAGTAG
- a CDS encoding MFS transporter, translating to MKLLKIYINSFRGLSSESWMLALVMLINRSGSMVLPFLGVYMTDHLKFDIKSAGIVLSFFGIGSVVGSWLGGMITDKIGEFRVQSMSLFLSVPMFCLIPLFHTETGLAAIIFIQSSISEAFRPANSVAVSKYAKPGNITRAFSLNRMAVNLGFSVGPALGGILAAISYDFLFYSNAIGALLAGLTYVFFFRNRSYRNKEKSDPVMANTTVSPYKDSRFILFAAACFLFSVCFFQILNTLTIFYKQEARLSAEKIGYILGFSGVIVVVMEMIMVQIAEKYLKLKTTMLLGTLFCAVSFGMLAAGTSLWILVVSITILSVGEIWALPFMATITSLRSGTHNKGAYMGLLGIAFSLSFIITPSLGTFIAERFGFTFLWSATGIILGMTAVAFYYIVPWMIGNKKESH from the coding sequence GTGAAACTATTAAAAATATATATCAATTCATTCAGAGGGCTTTCGTCGGAAAGCTGGATGCTCGCCCTGGTGATGCTGATCAACCGTTCGGGTTCGATGGTGTTGCCTTTCCTCGGCGTTTATATGACCGATCATCTTAAATTCGACATTAAAAGTGCCGGAATTGTACTCAGTTTCTTTGGGATTGGCTCTGTGGTGGGTTCCTGGCTGGGTGGAATGATTACGGATAAAATCGGAGAATTCCGGGTACAGAGTATGAGTCTGTTCCTGAGTGTTCCCATGTTTTGCCTGATCCCGCTTTTTCATACCGAAACCGGGCTGGCGGCGATTATTTTTATCCAGAGCTCCATCAGCGAAGCGTTCAGGCCGGCCAATTCCGTAGCAGTATCCAAGTATGCCAAACCCGGAAACATTACCCGGGCATTTTCCCTGAACCGGATGGCGGTAAACCTCGGATTTTCCGTAGGCCCCGCGCTGGGCGGAATACTGGCTGCGATTTCGTATGACTTCCTATTTTACTCAAATGCCATCGGTGCTTTACTGGCGGGATTAACCTATGTTTTCTTTTTCAGAAACCGAAGTTATAGGAACAAGGAAAAATCCGATCCGGTAATGGCCAATACAACGGTATCGCCTTACAAAGATTCAAGGTTTATTCTTTTTGCGGCGGCCTGTTTTCTGTTTTCCGTGTGCTTTTTCCAGATATTGAATACGCTTACCATATTCTACAAGCAGGAAGCCCGTCTTTCTGCTGAGAAAATAGGTTATATCCTGGGCTTCAGCGGAGTCATCGTCGTAGTCATGGAAATGATTATGGTACAGATCGCGGAAAAATATTTAAAGCTGAAAACCACCATGCTGTTGGGTACACTGTTCTGTGCTGTTTCTTTTGGGATGCTGGCTGCCGGAACTTCGTTATGGATCCTTGTGGTGTCTATTACCATTCTGAGTGTGGGGGAGATCTGGGCCCTGCCGTTTATGGCGACTATTACTTCGCTCCGTTCGGGAACACATAACAAAGGCGCTTATATGGGATTGCTGGGAATTGCCTTTTCGCTTTCGTTTATCATAACGCCGTCGCTGGGGACGTTTATCGCAGAACGTTTCGGGTTCACCTTTTTATGGTCTGCAACAGGAATTATTCTCGGAATGACAGCAGTCGCTTTCTATTATATTGTTCCGTGGATGATCGGTAATAAAAAAGAATCGCATTAA
- a CDS encoding TonB-dependent receptor, translating to MTKLYFFLPIFSASLLFAQQRDSAELISEVRIDAYKKPTAFISSTKSVSVVSQNLLIQNPPERMLESINQIAGARMEERSPGSYRISLRGSTLRSPFGVRNVKVYLDDFILSDASGNTYFNVLSPELIDRIEIYKGPEGGDYGAATGGTVLLKTKSADQISASLSAGSYGTFNQSFDLSRQIGKHFVEVFQNYYQTDSYREQAKVQRKQVFLKDHFKYSEKGLLKAMLMYSDLDYQTPGGLTLEQMNADRRQARPATKTLPGAKEQDAGIRNKMILAGLSHEFSFSPEFSHFILIQGSYVDFENPFITNFENRFEKNFSLRTHFNYEKNWNAVSLAYRLGFEGGINDILVKNYDNNRGMEGNPQNFDQLKNISGFYFLSQKLNVGEKLFTDISISLNSNVYEWERMYPRSENGKVRFGNQWLPNFGLTYMLGKGFSLRGKIGKGNSAPTNEEIRSSTQQFNQDLRPEFGWNKEAGIRKQFGNSIFVEGSYFDFRMKDAIVRRQNEAGQEYFVNSGETVQKGVEVLLESKNFDLKNNFLSRFKFRFSGSFYDFKFKNYRQNETDFSGNELTGVPKTTINSLLNFTFFRKLSIDYSHFYTSKIPLNDANSVWSDAYLIGNIRFGFPVDLDKTRLNLFFQIQNVYNEDYVLGFDINAFGNRYYNPAAKRNFVFGVKIDF from the coding sequence ATGACAAAACTCTATTTTTTCCTTCCCATTTTTTCGGCTTCATTGCTGTTCGCCCAACAAAGAGATTCGGCAGAGCTGATCTCGGAAGTCCGTATCGATGCTTATAAAAAACCGACGGCTTTTATCTCTTCCACCAAATCGGTTTCCGTGGTTTCTCAAAATCTGCTGATCCAGAACCCGCCGGAAAGGATGCTCGAATCCATCAACCAGATTGCAGGAGCAAGAATGGAAGAGCGCTCACCGGGAAGTTACCGGATTTCCCTGCGTGGTAGTACGCTGAGATCACCTTTCGGGGTGAGAAATGTCAAAGTATATCTGGATGATTTTATTTTATCGGATGCCTCGGGAAACACATATTTTAATGTACTTTCTCCTGAACTGATCGACAGGATAGAAATCTATAAAGGTCCGGAAGGTGGAGATTACGGAGCGGCTACGGGAGGTACTGTTCTTCTGAAAACAAAAAGCGCGGATCAGATTTCAGCCAGCCTTTCAGCCGGAAGCTACGGAACCTTCAACCAGAGTTTTGATCTATCCAGGCAGATTGGAAAACACTTTGTTGAGGTTTTTCAGAACTATTACCAAACCGATTCCTATCGGGAACAGGCTAAAGTTCAGCGAAAACAGGTATTTCTTAAAGATCATTTTAAATATTCCGAAAAAGGATTGCTGAAAGCGATGCTGATGTACTCCGACCTTGATTATCAAACCCCTGGCGGACTGACCCTGGAGCAGATGAACGCTGACCGAAGACAGGCCAGGCCGGCAACAAAAACGTTGCCCGGAGCAAAAGAACAGGATGCCGGAATCCGAAATAAAATGATTTTGGCCGGACTTTCCCATGAATTCAGCTTTAGTCCGGAATTTTCCCATTTCATATTGATCCAAGGTTCTTATGTTGATTTTGAAAATCCGTTCATTACCAATTTTGAAAACCGTTTTGAAAAGAATTTTTCACTGAGAACCCATTTTAATTACGAAAAAAACTGGAACGCTGTTTCATTGGCGTACCGTCTCGGATTTGAGGGAGGTATCAATGATATTCTGGTTAAAAATTATGATAACAACAGGGGAATGGAAGGAAACCCACAGAATTTCGATCAGCTGAAAAACATCTCAGGATTTTATTTTTTATCCCAAAAGCTGAATGTCGGCGAAAAACTTTTTACCGATATTTCGATCAGCCTGAATTCAAATGTATACGAATGGGAACGGATGTATCCGCGGTCAGAAAACGGGAAAGTAAGGTTTGGGAATCAATGGCTGCCCAATTTCGGGCTTACCTACATGCTGGGAAAAGGGTTTTCTCTACGGGGAAAAATCGGAAAAGGCAATTCGGCACCTACGAATGAGGAAATCCGCTCTTCAACGCAGCAGTTTAATCAGGATTTAAGACCTGAATTCGGCTGGAATAAGGAAGCCGGTATCAGGAAACAATTCGGAAACTCTATTTTTGTTGAAGGAAGTTATTTCGATTTCAGAATGAAAGATGCTATTGTAAGAAGGCAGAACGAAGCCGGACAGGAATATTTCGTCAATTCCGGGGAAACGGTTCAGAAGGGAGTGGAAGTTTTATTGGAATCTAAAAACTTTGATTTAAAAAATAATTTTCTGAGCCGGTTTAAATTTCGGTTTTCAGGCAGCTTTTATGATTTTAAATTTAAAAATTACAGACAGAACGAAACTGACTTTTCGGGAAATGAGCTCACCGGAGTTCCCAAAACAACGATCAACAGTTTGTTGAATTTTACTTTTTTCAGAAAGCTTTCTATAGATTATTCCCATTTTTATACTTCAAAAATCCCTTTGAACGACGCCAATTCGGTATGGTCAGACGCCTACCTGATCGGGAATATCCGGTTTGGGTTTCCAGTAGATTTAGATAAAACAAGACTAAATTTATTTTTTCAGATCCAGAATGTATACAATGAAGACTATGTATTGGGCTTTGATATCAACGCGTTCGGAAACCGGTATTACAACCCTGCGGCCAAAAGAAATTTTGTATTTGGAGTGAAGATTGATTTTTAA
- a CDS encoding YpdA family putative bacillithiol disulfide reductase, translating to MEILDILIIGGGPIGLNCALEAKKNNLSYLIIEKGTIVNSLYNYPLYMRFFSTAEKLEIDGIPFISTAPKPGRQEALEYYQGIARQRNININLYEKVEKVFKENEVFTIETTKGKYAARHVIISTGFYDIPNLMNIPGENLAKVKHYYTEPYPYAQQKIVVVGSSNSAVDAALETYRKGAEVTMIIRHDAISPSVKYWVKPDIENRIEEGSITAHFRAELLEIKENSVVFKDQNGELNEIENDFVLAMTGYLPNFDFLKDSGIELQGECLNPLYHPETMETNVPGLYLAGVVCGGKDTHLWFIENSRVHAEMIVKHILNNKFSAKKYN from the coding sequence ATGGAAATTTTAGATATTCTCATCATCGGAGGCGGCCCTATCGGATTAAACTGTGCACTGGAAGCCAAAAAAAATAACCTCAGCTACCTGATTATTGAAAAAGGAACCATCGTAAATTCGTTATACAATTATCCGTTGTACATGAGATTCTTTTCAACGGCAGAGAAGCTGGAAATTGATGGCATTCCGTTTATTTCTACAGCCCCGAAGCCGGGACGGCAGGAAGCGCTGGAATATTACCAGGGTATTGCCCGGCAGCGGAATATCAATATTAACCTGTATGAGAAAGTGGAAAAAGTTTTCAAAGAAAATGAAGTTTTCACCATTGAGACGACAAAAGGAAAGTATGCCGCCCGGCACGTCATTATCTCTACCGGATTTTATGACATCCCCAATCTTATGAATATTCCGGGTGAAAATTTAGCCAAAGTAAAGCATTACTATACCGAACCCTATCCTTACGCCCAACAGAAAATTGTGGTTGTAGGTTCCAGCAATTCGGCAGTGGACGCCGCTCTGGAAACCTACCGGAAAGGTGCTGAAGTAACGATGATCATCCGCCATGATGCCATTTCGCCCAGCGTAAAATATTGGGTAAAGCCAGATATTGAAAACCGGATTGAAGAAGGAAGCATTACCGCACATTTCAGAGCGGAATTACTGGAAATCAAAGAAAATTCAGTTGTATTTAAAGATCAGAACGGCGAACTCAATGAGATTGAAAATGACTTTGTACTGGCCATGACCGGTTATCTTCCCAACTTCGATTTCCTAAAAGATTCTGGTATCGAATTGCAGGGCGAATGCCTGAATCCTCTTTACCACCCTGAAACGATGGAAACCAATGTACCGGGATTATATCTTGCCGGTGTGGTCTGTGGCGGAAAAGATACACATCTGTGGTTTATAGAAAACTCCAGGGTTCATGCGGAGATGATTGTGAAGCATATTCTTAATAATAAATTTTCCGCAAAGAAATATAATTAA
- a CDS encoding glycosyltransferase family 4 protein — MDSQKKILIITYYWPPAGGPGVQRWLKFAKYLPENGWKPVIYTPENPSYPLLDESLLKDIPEDIEMVKTKIWEPYQLAEKLNKSNKKFKAGQFDVGKNQSWKSRLSIWVRGNFFIPDARVFWVKPSVKFLEQYLKKNKIDVVVTSGPPHSLHLIGLALKKKRPELKWIADFRDPWTEISYYKHLKLTKSSDKKHRQLESEVFRNADFTLATSYTDAENFRKNGANAICITNGFDEADANSHSQKPALNGSQPQKFTLSYIGVLEQLRNPENLWKALEDLVKTNPEFAGNFTLKFAGRIDDKILNSIENSAVKNNILNLGYLSHDKAIDEMQTSDLLLITNFPNASSKGIIPGKIFEYLATGKQIISFGPDKADVAKILKETQAGKHFSYDDTEKIKAFILEKFELWKNGSLTANAQNIEQFSRRNLTKKLAEILNRFFKP; from the coding sequence ATGGATTCTCAAAAAAAAATACTCATTATCACCTATTACTGGCCTCCTGCGGGAGGCCCTGGTGTTCAGCGGTGGCTGAAATTTGCCAAGTACCTGCCTGAAAACGGCTGGAAACCGGTGATCTACACCCCGGAGAATCCAAGCTATCCTCTATTGGACGAAAGTCTGCTGAAAGATATCCCGGAAGATATCGAGATGGTAAAAACAAAAATCTGGGAACCTTATCAGCTTGCCGAAAAACTGAATAAAAGCAATAAGAAGTTTAAAGCCGGACAGTTTGATGTAGGAAAGAACCAGAGCTGGAAATCCAGGCTTTCGATCTGGGTACGAGGGAATTTTTTCATTCCGGATGCGAGGGTATTCTGGGTGAAGCCTTCCGTAAAATTTCTGGAACAGTATTTAAAAAAAAACAAGATTGATGTCGTAGTTACTTCCGGGCCGCCGCATTCGCTGCACCTTATCGGCCTGGCACTGAAAAAAAAGCGGCCTGAGCTGAAATGGATTGCCGACTTCCGTGATCCGTGGACGGAAATTTCTTATTACAAACACCTGAAGCTTACGAAAAGCTCTGATAAAAAGCACCGTCAACTGGAAAGCGAAGTCTTCAGAAATGCCGATTTTACATTGGCCACGAGCTATACCGACGCAGAAAATTTCAGGAAGAATGGAGCCAATGCCATTTGCATTACCAATGGGTTTGATGAAGCCGATGCGAATTCCCATAGTCAGAAACCGGCATTAAACGGTAGCCAACCACAAAAATTCACCCTGAGCTATATCGGCGTTCTTGAACAATTGAGAAATCCTGAAAACCTCTGGAAAGCTTTAGAGGATCTGGTGAAAACAAATCCTGAATTTGCAGGGAATTTTACTTTAAAATTTGCCGGAAGGATTGATGATAAAATTCTGAATTCAATAGAAAATTCTGCTGTAAAGAATAACATTCTTAATCTCGGCTACCTTTCCCATGACAAGGCCATCGACGAAATGCAGACCTCGGATCTGTTACTAATTACCAATTTTCCCAACGCTTCTTCAAAGGGCATCATTCCGGGGAAAATTTTCGAATACCTTGCTACGGGAAAGCAAATCATTTCTTTTGGGCCCGATAAGGCTGATGTGGCAAAAATCCTTAAGGAAACCCAGGCAGGTAAACATTTCAGCTATGACGATACTGAAAAAATCAAAGCATTTATCCTCGAAAAGTTTGAGCTTTGGAAAAACGGCAGCCTGACTGCAAATGCCCAAAACATTGAGCAGTTCTCCAGAAGGAACCTGACGAAAAAGCTGGCTGAAATTTTAAATCGCTTTTTTAAACCGTAA
- a CDS encoding GxxExxY protein, whose protein sequence is MITQKYITDLTYRINGACIEVHKILGAGLAEIVYHKALEKEFKLRDIKYKSEFQIPVIYKDEHLQCDFKCDFLVEDLIVLEIKAVSSILEIHRSQVINYINLLKVPKGILVNFNVKNIYHFGQETFINKYFDQLN, encoded by the coding sequence ATGATTACTCAAAAATATATAACAGATCTGACTTATCGGATTAATGGGGCTTGTATTGAAGTTCATAAGATTTTGGGTGCAGGATTGGCAGAAATTGTTTATCATAAAGCTTTAGAAAAAGAGTTTAAATTAAGAGATATAAAATATAAATCCGAGTTTCAGATTCCCGTAATTTACAAAGATGAACATTTACAGTGTGATTTTAAATGCGATTTTTTAGTAGAAGATTTAATTGTCTTAGAAATAAAAGCAGTTTCTTCTATTCTGGAGATTCATAGATCACAGGTTATTAATTATATAAATTTGTTGAAAGTTCCTAAAGGAATTCTGGTAAATTTTAATGTAAAAAACATCTATCATTTTGGTCAGGAAACCTTCATTAATAAGTACTTTGACCAACTTAATTAA